A window of Streptomyces gilvosporeus contains these coding sequences:
- a CDS encoding amino acid deaminase, protein MVDERLTQALRELAAERVDHRFKALPPEAEGRTVGELAAERRNLFTGGFTTPVLALSAESLEHNLALMETYAERHHLSFAPHGKTCMAPQLFARQLEHGAWGITAAVPHQARVYRRYGIQRIFLANQLVDAAALRWLAAELAADPDFRFVCYVDSLRGIELMDIALRQAGATRPVDVVIELGAGEGARTGVRTEAECLELADAIAGVDTLRLVGVAGYEAEVPESSYERVAAWLRRLVALAVEFDKAGRFADLDQIIVSAGGSAWFDTVAEVFEEIPELSAPVLKLLRSGAYVSHDNGHYRRITPFNRVPDEGALHPAFRLWAQVVSRPSPQQAFLNAGKRDAAYDLDLPQAQVVRSGRDGSERRAEGVTVTGLSDQHAWLATEHAGDVEVGDWVGLGLSHPCTTFEKWQLIPLVEADGTVVDYIRTFF, encoded by the coding sequence ATGGTCGACGAGCGGCTCACGCAGGCACTCCGGGAACTCGCCGCCGAACGCGTCGACCACCGCTTCAAGGCGCTCCCCCCGGAGGCCGAGGGCCGCACCGTCGGCGAACTGGCCGCCGAGCGCCGCAATCTGTTCACCGGCGGGTTCACCACCCCGGTCCTGGCGCTGTCCGCCGAGTCGCTGGAGCACAACCTCGCGCTGATGGAGACCTACGCCGAGCGGCACCATCTCTCCTTCGCCCCGCACGGCAAGACCTGCATGGCCCCGCAGCTCTTCGCCCGCCAACTGGAGCACGGCGCCTGGGGCATCACCGCCGCCGTCCCTCACCAGGCGCGCGTCTACCGCCGTTACGGCATCCAGCGGATCTTCCTGGCCAATCAGCTGGTGGACGCCGCCGCGCTGCGCTGGCTCGCCGCCGAACTGGCCGCCGACCCCGACTTCCGCTTCGTCTGCTACGTCGACTCGCTGCGCGGCATCGAGCTGATGGACATCGCGCTGCGGCAGGCCGGAGCCACCCGCCCGGTGGACGTGGTCATCGAGCTGGGGGCGGGCGAGGGTGCCCGTACCGGCGTGCGCACCGAGGCCGAATGCCTCGAACTGGCCGATGCCATCGCGGGCGTGGACACCCTGCGCCTGGTCGGCGTGGCCGGTTACGAGGCCGAGGTGCCCGAGTCGAGCTATGAGCGGGTGGCCGCCTGGCTGCGCCGGCTGGTCGCGCTGGCCGTGGAGTTCGACAAGGCGGGCCGGTTCGCCGACCTCGACCAGATCATCGTCAGCGCGGGCGGCAGCGCCTGGTTCGACACCGTCGCCGAGGTCTTCGAGGAGATCCCGGAGCTGTCCGCGCCGGTCCTCAAGCTGCTGCGCTCGGGCGCGTATGTCTCGCACGACAACGGCCACTACCGCCGCATCACCCCCTTCAACCGCGTCCCGGACGAGGGCGCGTTGCACCCCGCCTTCCGTCTCTGGGCGCAGGTGGTCTCGCGGCCCAGCCCGCAGCAGGCGTTCCTCAACGCGGGCAAGCGGGATGCGGCCTACGACCTCGATCTGCCGCAGGCCCAGGTCGTCCGGTCCGGCCGGGACGGCAGCGAGCGGCGCGCGGAGGGGGTGACGGTGACGGGCCTGTCCGACCAGCACGCCTGGCTGGCCACCGAGCACGCCGGCGATGTGGAGGTCGGCGACTGGGTCGGCCTGGGCCTGTCCCACCCGTGCACGACGTTCGAGAAGTGGCAGCTGATCCCGCTGGTCGAGGCGGACGGCACGGTCGTCGACTACATCCGCACGTTCTTCTAG
- a CDS encoding sugar kinase — protein MVTFLPTAPGRLADVPAFARAIGGAESNVACGLAAAGHRTAWVSRVGADGFGEHLVAAIGAYGVDTTAVRHDPVRPTGIYFRTAGDRATAAHEVAYYRAGSAASAMTTANLDLAAIRSGRILHLSGITAALSAGCRGLVRALVAPSPGRPLVSFDVNHRPGLWRGPAGGPVLLDLARGADLVFVGEDEAAHAWGLTGGPDAVREALPEPGLLVVKRGSGGAVAYDAHGGRYAEAAPRVEVAAAVGAGDAFAAGFLSATLRGLPLPARLRHGHLWAAAALTVPGDLATPPSRALADRLAGLGAAHWGRLHLGPGWTEDATAAVDQEVRTP, from the coding sequence ATGGTCACCTTCCTGCCCACCGCACCGGGGCGGCTCGCCGACGTCCCCGCCTTCGCACGCGCCATCGGCGGCGCCGAGTCCAATGTGGCGTGCGGGCTCGCCGCCGCCGGGCACCGCACGGCCTGGGTCAGCCGGGTGGGCGCCGACGGATTCGGCGAGCACCTCGTGGCGGCCATCGGCGCCTACGGGGTCGATACCACGGCCGTACGCCACGACCCCGTCCGCCCCACCGGTATCTACTTCCGCACGGCCGGCGACCGCGCCACCGCCGCCCATGAAGTCGCCTACTACCGGGCCGGATCCGCCGCCTCCGCGATGACCACGGCCAACCTGGACCTGGCGGCGATCCGGTCCGGCCGGATCCTGCACCTGTCCGGGATCACCGCCGCGCTCTCCGCCGGCTGCCGCGGCCTGGTGCGGGCCCTGGTCGCACCGTCGCCGGGCCGCCCCCTGGTCTCCTTCGACGTCAACCACCGGCCCGGCCTGTGGCGCGGCCCGGCGGGCGGCCCGGTACTGCTCGACCTCGCCCGCGGCGCCGACCTCGTCTTCGTCGGCGAGGACGAGGCCGCCCACGCCTGGGGCCTGACCGGCGGCCCGGACGCCGTCCGCGAGGCCCTGCCCGAGCCCGGCCTGCTCGTCGTCAAGCGGGGATCCGGCGGGGCCGTCGCCTACGACGCGCACGGCGGCCGGTACGCCGAAGCCGCCCCGCGCGTCGAGGTCGCCGCCGCCGTCGGCGCGGGCGACGCCTTCGCCGCCGGGTTCCTCTCCGCCACCCTCCGCGGCCTCCCGCTGCCCGCCCGCCTCCGGCACGGCCATCTGTGGGCCGCCGCCGCCCTCACCGTCCCCGGCGACCTCGCCACCCCTCCGAGCCGCGCCCTCGCCGACCGCCTTGCGGGCCTCGGCGCCGCGCACTGGGGGAGACTGCACCTCGGCCCCGGCTGGACAGAAGACGCCACGGCGGCCGTGGACCAGGAGGTACGGACACCGTGA
- a CDS encoding IclR family transcriptional regulator has product MSQTVDRALSILPLLAEGPADLGRVADRLGVHKSTALRLLRTLHEHGLVHRQADQRYRLGARLFALAQQAVESLDIREIAHPHLVALNEQCGHTVHLAVHEEDEVVYIDKVDSRYPVRMYSRIGKPVALTVAAVAKLLLADLPEPERRALAERLDYPPYTARSTPHATAFLAELAAVREQGWATDLGGHEESINCVAAPVRGTDGRVVAAMSVSAPNVVVTADELLTLLPLVRRTADAISREYSGKPPTEEAPA; this is encoded by the coding sequence ATGAGCCAGACCGTCGACCGCGCGCTGAGCATCCTGCCCCTGCTCGCCGAGGGGCCCGCCGACCTCGGGCGGGTCGCCGACCGGCTCGGCGTCCACAAGTCCACCGCGCTGCGGCTGCTGCGCACCCTCCACGAACACGGCCTCGTCCACCGCCAGGCCGACCAGCGCTACCGCCTCGGCGCCCGGCTCTTCGCCCTCGCCCAACAGGCCGTCGAAAGCCTCGACATCCGCGAGATCGCCCACCCCCACCTCGTCGCCCTCAACGAACAGTGCGGCCACACCGTCCATCTCGCGGTCCACGAGGAGGACGAGGTCGTCTACATCGACAAGGTCGACAGCCGCTACCCGGTGCGGATGTACTCCCGGATCGGCAAGCCCGTCGCCCTCACCGTCGCCGCGGTCGCCAAGCTGCTCCTGGCCGACCTGCCCGAACCCGAGCGCCGCGCCCTGGCGGAAAGGCTCGACTACCCCCCGTACACGGCTCGTTCGACCCCGCACGCCACGGCGTTCCTCGCCGAACTGGCCGCGGTCCGCGAACAGGGCTGGGCCACCGACCTCGGTGGCCACGAGGAGTCCATCAACTGCGTCGCCGCCCCTGTCCGCGGCACGGACGGGCGGGTCGTCGCCGCCATGTCGGTCTCCGCGCCGAACGTCGTCGTCACCGCCGACGAACTCCTCACCCTCCTCCCGCTGGTACGCCGCACCGCCGACGCCATCAGCCGGGAGTACTCCGGAAAACCCCCGACGGAAGAAGCCCCAGCATGA
- a CDS encoding RidA family protein, which produces MSEKTALTPATHTTPPAAFSHGVKKGNLLQVAGQVGFLPAAEGRPPTPAGPTLREQTLQTLANVRAVLEEGGATWDDAMMIRVYLTDVGHFAEMNEIYNAYFAEQGLKEAPAARTTVYVGLPKGLLIEIDALAVLG; this is translated from the coding sequence ATGAGCGAGAAGACCGCCCTCACCCCGGCCACCCACACCACCCCGCCCGCCGCGTTCTCCCACGGCGTCAAGAAGGGCAACCTCCTTCAGGTCGCCGGCCAGGTCGGATTCCTGCCCGCCGCCGAGGGCCGGCCCCCCACCCCGGCCGGCCCCACCCTGCGGGAACAGACGCTCCAGACCCTGGCCAACGTCCGGGCGGTCCTCGAAGAGGGCGGCGCGACCTGGGACGACGCGATGATGATCCGCGTCTACCTCACCGATGTCGGCCACTTCGCCGAGATGAACGAGATCTACAACGCCTACTTCGCCGAACAGGGCCTGAAGGAGGCCCCTGCCGCCCGCACGACCGTCTACGTCGGCCTGCCCAAGGGCCTGCTCATCGAGATCGACGCCCTCGCGGTGCTGGGCTGA
- a CDS encoding GntP family permease — MAPAPPPPPHSGGLLALIPGTPGLLTVAALGIALLLVLIIKVRLQPFVALLVVSLAVGLAAGLSVTELLGTVQKSDAVSLVETGMGGILGHIALIIGLGTLLGAILEVSGGAEVLSSRLLRRFGERRAPLAMGLTGLLFGIPVFFDVGIFVLAPLVYAAAKRSGASILLYCMPLLAGLSMTHAFLPPHPGPVAAAGLFKVDLGWVILMGAVCGLPAVLAAWGYAAWIGRRLFVPVPQDMLAAAEEARAAVAAERDADGGLDGAVDGAVNGGAPREEPVSLTTVLTVIGTPLLLILLATFSSIALAPSAGRSVIEFAGHPFVALTIALLLAYYLLGVRRGWSRTSLEAVSTASLKPVGNILLVVGAGGVFGAVLKGSGVATALSGAFQGLGLPVIVLAYLLALVLRVAQGSATVAIVTTAGIVLPLVESQHLSQPYLALVIMAISAGSVFASHVNDGGFWMVAKYFGISERDTLASWTVLESVLSLVGFVVAALVSLVV; from the coding sequence ATGGCCCCCGCCCCGCCCCCGCCGCCCCACAGCGGCGGGCTGCTCGCCCTCATACCGGGCACCCCGGGCCTGCTGACGGTCGCCGCCCTCGGCATCGCCCTCCTCCTCGTCCTGATCATCAAGGTCCGGTTGCAGCCCTTCGTGGCGCTGCTCGTCGTCTCCCTCGCCGTCGGCCTGGCCGCGGGGCTCTCCGTCACCGAACTCCTCGGCACGGTCCAGAAATCCGACGCCGTATCGCTGGTCGAGACCGGTATGGGCGGCATCCTCGGCCATATCGCCCTCATCATCGGCCTGGGCACCCTGCTCGGCGCGATCCTGGAAGTCTCCGGCGGCGCCGAGGTCCTGAGCTCCCGTCTGCTGCGCCGCTTCGGCGAGCGGCGGGCGCCCCTGGCCATGGGCCTGACCGGCCTGCTCTTCGGCATCCCGGTCTTCTTCGACGTGGGCATCTTCGTCCTGGCGCCGCTGGTCTACGCGGCCGCCAAACGCAGTGGTGCATCCATCCTGCTGTACTGCATGCCGCTGCTCGCCGGGTTGTCCATGACCCACGCCTTTCTGCCGCCGCATCCCGGACCGGTCGCCGCCGCGGGGCTGTTCAAGGTCGATCTCGGCTGGGTCATCCTGATGGGCGCCGTCTGCGGCCTGCCCGCCGTCCTGGCGGCCTGGGGCTACGCCGCCTGGATCGGCAGGCGGCTCTTCGTCCCCGTACCGCAGGACATGCTGGCGGCCGCCGAGGAGGCCAGGGCCGCGGTCGCCGCCGAACGGGACGCGGACGGCGGCCTGGACGGTGCCGTGGACGGCGCTGTGAACGGCGGCGCGCCCCGTGAGGAGCCGGTCTCCCTCACCACCGTCCTCACCGTCATCGGCACCCCTCTCCTCCTCATCCTCCTGGCGACGTTCTCCTCCATAGCCCTGGCACCCTCCGCGGGCCGCTCGGTCATCGAGTTCGCCGGCCACCCCTTCGTCGCTCTGACGATCGCCCTGCTCCTGGCGTACTACCTGCTGGGCGTGCGCCGCGGCTGGTCGCGTACGTCCCTGGAGGCCGTCTCCACCGCCTCGTTGAAGCCGGTGGGGAACATCCTGCTGGTGGTCGGCGCCGGCGGTGTCTTCGGCGCCGTGCTCAAGGGCAGCGGGGTGGCCACCGCCCTGTCCGGCGCCTTCCAGGGCCTCGGCCTACCGGTCATCGTGCTGGCCTATCTGCTGGCACTGGTGCTGCGGGTGGCCCAGGGCTCGGCGACGGTCGCGATCGTGACGACGGCCGGGATCGTGCTGCCGCTGGTGGAATCCCAGCACCTCTCCCAGCCTTATCTGGCCCTGGTCATCATGGCGATCTCGGCCGGATCGGTCTTCGCCTCGCATGTGAACGACGGCGGGTTCTGGATGGTGGCCAAGTACTTCGGGATCTCGGAGCGGGACACCCTCGCGTCCTGGACGGTGCTGGAATCGGTGCTCTCGCTCGTCGGGTTCGTCGTTGCGGCGCTGGTGAGCCTGGTGGTCTAG